The proteins below come from a single Nitrospirota bacterium genomic window:
- the alr gene encoding alanine racemase — protein MPQATKADKKEFFPTVAEIDLSALLHNLGEIRKWIGPERQIIAVVKADAYGHGAVRISQTLEEAGVSVLGVALVQEGIELRQGGVRLPILVMGSILKEQIPSLVDYRLTPVLFQSALIPLLEKEAESQGVTLPVHIKIDTGMGRLGILPEELITFIKKILRYKRIKIEGIMTHLADADRIGSKNLSGQIRLWEKILADLDAFHLNISQIHLANSAAIASLRNLKSNPVRPGLSLYGYSSIKKPPFSLEPVLTFKTRIVHLKTVPAGTPISYGGTFITPCQSTIATLPVGYADGYWRALSNCGKVLIHGKRVPVVGRVCMDMTMVDVTNITAPQIGDEAVLIGKQGKEFISAEEVAGWIGTIPYEVLCGIGKRVPRIYKDIS, from the coding sequence ATGCCCCAAGCCACTAAAGCGGATAAAAAGGAATTCTTTCCTACGGTTGCCGAAATCGACCTGAGCGCCCTGCTTCATAATCTCGGCGAGATTCGGAAATGGATCGGTCCGGAGCGCCAGATCATTGCCGTTGTCAAAGCGGATGCTTACGGTCATGGCGCGGTCAGAATTTCTCAAACGCTGGAAGAGGCAGGCGTTTCCGTCCTGGGCGTGGCACTGGTTCAGGAAGGAATAGAGCTTCGTCAAGGGGGAGTCCGGCTTCCGATCCTTGTGATGGGAAGCATTCTGAAGGAGCAGATTCCCTCGCTGGTGGATTACCGGCTGACCCCTGTTCTGTTTCAGAGCGCCTTGATCCCATTGCTGGAAAAGGAAGCTGAGTCGCAGGGGGTCACTTTACCGGTCCACATCAAGATTGATACCGGGATGGGACGACTGGGGATTCTGCCCGAAGAGCTCATAACCTTTATCAAAAAGATACTTCGGTACAAAAGAATTAAAATCGAAGGGATCATGACGCATTTGGCCGATGCGGATCGGATCGGATCTAAAAACCTTTCAGGCCAGATTCGCCTCTGGGAAAAAATCCTCGCCGATCTGGACGCCTTTCACCTGAATATTTCCCAAATTCACCTCGCCAACAGCGCGGCGATTGCTTCTCTTCGGAATCTAAAATCCAATCCTGTCAGACCCGGACTCAGCCTTTACGGTTATTCATCTATCAAAAAACCTCCCTTTTCTCTGGAACCCGTCCTGACATTTAAAACCCGAATTGTCCATTTGAAAACGGTCCCTGCAGGAACCCCCATCAGTTATGGCGGCACTTTTATTACACCCTGTCAGAGCACCATCGCAACGCTTCCTGTCGGTTACGCAGATGGGTATTGGAGAGCGCTCTCTAATTGTGGTAAAGTGCTGATTCATGGGAAGAGGGTGCCCGTTGTCGGGAGAGTCTGTATGGATATGACGATGGTTGACGTCACAAATATTACAGCCCCTCAAATCGGTGATGAGGCCGTCCTGATCGGAAAACAGGGAAAAGAGTTTATTTCAGCGGAAGAAGTGGCCGGCTGGATCGGCACGATTCCATACGAAGTACTTTGCGGCATTGGAAAAAGGGTCCCAAGAATCTATAAGGACATTTCTTGA
- a CDS encoding ABC transporter permease, with product MEKLGRQTLDLLKKVGGAFSLFSQALRWTFTPPIYFRNIIQQMEAIGVQSIPVVLITSLSTGLVLALQSHTGFKRFHAENLVGTVVALSLTRELGPVLTGLIVAGRAGAAMAAELGTMRVTEQIDALSTLAVNPVKYLIIPRLIAGLIMLPILTIFADLIGIVGGYFISVEYLSANPVIYVRRTTEFLEGNDIYGGLLKACVFGILISIVCSYKGFTTEGGAVGVGKATTGAVVISMILILVTDYFLTT from the coding sequence ATAGAAAAATTGGGAAGGCAGACGCTCGACCTATTAAAAAAGGTCGGGGGAGCATTTTCCCTCTTTTCTCAGGCGCTCCGTTGGACTTTCACCCCCCCTATTTATTTTAGAAATATTATCCAGCAGATGGAAGCGATCGGCGTCCAGTCGATTCCTGTCGTTCTGATCACCTCCCTTTCAACCGGACTTGTTCTGGCACTTCAAAGTCATACGGGATTCAAGCGGTTTCACGCGGAAAATCTGGTGGGAACCGTGGTGGCCCTTTCCCTCACCCGTGAACTGGGGCCGGTTTTAACCGGTCTGATCGTGGCTGGCCGCGCCGGGGCTGCGATGGCGGCGGAATTGGGAACAATGAGAGTCACAGAACAGATTGACGCCTTAAGTACGCTTGCCGTCAACCCCGTCAAATACCTGATCATTCCAAGGCTCATTGCCGGACTGATCATGCTTCCAATCCTGACGATATTTGCCGACCTGATCGGAATTGTTGGAGGATATTTTATTTCCGTGGAGTATCTGTCTGCCAATCCGGTCATCTATGTCAGAAGAACTACCGAATTTCTTGAAGGAAACGATATTTACGGGGGCTTGCTTAAAGCCTGCGTGTTTGGTATCTTGATTTCCATTGTCTGTTCTTACAAAGGATTTACTACCGAAGGAGGAGCAGTCGGGGTCGGAAAAGCCACGACAGGCGCGGTCGTGATTTCAATGATACTGATCCTCGTCACAGATTATTTCTTAACCACG